The following coding sequences are from one Nicotiana tabacum cultivar K326 chromosome 1, ASM71507v2, whole genome shotgun sequence window:
- the LOC107772338 gene encoding acyltransferase Pun1-like, with protein sequence MRDLKELVATESGVENPTTTGLVNALVYKCAAIVNLGSSHEQSWLVLLSDIRKEISHSVPPTSIGNILTIFTSPIYNNKGDLRVSNLVADIRKSKHELSNRDSSFKENEWASRMLHAFKTIDGTNSQSNCDVYRCSSASNIPFLKCSMSLLISLFWDRKGAMIGGFSL encoded by the exons ATGAGAGATCTCAAAGAATTGGTTGCTACTGAATCAGGCGTCGAAAATCCAACAACAACTGGGTTAGTCAATGCACTTGTTTACAAATGTGCTGCTATTGTCAACTTGGGTTCATCTCATGAGCAATCTTGGTTGGTCCTACTATCAGATATacgaaaagaaatttcacattcAGTACCACCAACTTCCATCGGAAATATTCTCACAATCTTTACCTCACCAATATACAACAACAAAGGAGACCTTAGGGTGTCAAATTTAGTAGCCGATATAAGAAAGTCGAAACATGAGCTTTCCAACAGAGATAGTagttttaaagaaaatgagtgGGCTTCAAGAATGTTACATGCATTTAAAACAATAGATGGTACTAATAGCCAAAGTAATTGCGACGTATACCGTTGTAGTAGTGCATCTAACATACCATTTCTAAAG TGCTCGATGAGTCTTCTAATTTCTCTTTTCTGGGATCGCAAAGGAGCAATGATTGGAGGTTTTTCCTTGTGA
- the LOC142164589 gene encoding uncharacterized protein LOC142164589, translated as MEKVFDMCCSYIHGFGKFEELERPVTLAPHEPSNEEAPKLELKPILAHMRYAYLANSKTLSVIISSSLTIIHKEKLLRVLHEHKNAIGWTIADIKGNSPSFCIQKISPEDAHRPSVEQQRRLNSIMKEVVKKEIVIYPEDKDKNIFTYPYGSFAFKCMPFGLCNASATFQRCMIAIFTDMVEKFVKVFIDDFSVFRSSYDDCLNNLSKLLLEKDVTFNFDDAYLKKFEELKKNLVAAPIIVAPHWSLPFELICDASDHATGAVLGQRKDNVFYSIYYAKIRDRKGTENQVADTLSRLEYYEHVEEGGQIKETFPGYVNYLVSGVLPTEFEYEARKRFLHDCVDQLMRRCIPEKEVELVLYDCHASPYGGHYGGDRTAAKVLQSGFIWPTLFKDAYAFVKKYDQSKYGVCHRVATAYNPQTSGQPEVSNREILEKTVNVNRKDWAAKLDDAF; from the exons ATGGAGAAAGTATTTGACATGTGTTGCAGTTATATCCATGGGTTTggaaaatttgaggagttggaaaGGCCTGTCACTCTGGCCCCTCATGAGCCATCTAATGAAGAAGCTCCAAAGCTAGAACTTAAGCCCATTCTAGCGCATATGCGCTATGCATATTTGGCAAACTCTAAGACATTGTCAGTGATAATCTCATCCAGCTTAACTATTAtacacaaagaaaaattgctcaGAGTACTTCACGAGCATAAAAATGCTATTGGGTGGACAATTGCTGACATCAAGGGAAACAGTCCATCGTTTTGCATACAAAAAATCTCTCCGGAAGATGCACACCGCCCCAGTGTTGAGCAGCAAAGGAGGCTAAATTCCATTATGAAGGAGGTCGTGAAGAAGGAA ATTGTCATATACCCAGAGGATAAGGATAAGAACATTTTTACTTATCCTTATGGCAGTTTCGCCTTCAAGTGCATGCcatttggtctttgtaatgcatCAGCCACTTTCCAGAGATGCATGATAgctattttcactgatatggtcgAAAAATTTGTGAAAGTTTTTATAGATGATTTTTCAGTCTTTAGGTCTTCTTATGATGATTGTTTGAATAATTTGAGCAAGCT TTTGCTTGAAAAGGATGTAACATTCAATTTTGATGATGCCTACCTCAAGAAATTTGAAGAGCTTAAAAAGAATTTGGTGGCTGCTCCCATTATTGTGGCACCACATTGGTCCTTACCATTTGAACTTATATGTGATGCAAGTGATCATGCTACTGGGGCAGTGCTAGGCCAGAGGAAAGACAATGTGTTTTATTCTATATACTATGCGA AAATACGAGATCGAAAGGGTacagagaaccaagtagctgacACTCTATCAAGGCTGGAATATTATGAACATGTGGAGGAGGGTGGACAAATTAAAGAGACATTTCCTG GCTATgtgaattatcttgtgagtggcgtACTTCCTACTGAATTTGAATATGAAGCTAGAAAGAGATTTCTACATGAT TGTGTTGATCAGTTGATGAGGAGATGCATTCCAGAAAAGGAGGTAGAATTAGTGTTATATGATTGTCATGCATCACCTTATGGGGGCCATTATGGAGGCGATAGAACAGCTGCAAAGGTATTACAATCTGGTTTCATTTGGCCAACATTATTCAAGGATGCCTATGCATTTGTTAAGAAGTATGACCAGT CTAAATATGGAGTCTGCCATAGAGTTGCTACGGCATATAATCCTCAAACGAGTGGACAACCTGAGGTGTCTAACAGAGAAATATTAGAGAAGACGGTGAATGTGAATAGGAAGGATTGGGCTGCAAAGTTAGATGATGCCTTTTAA